A genome region from Carya illinoinensis cultivar Pawnee chromosome 2, C.illinoinensisPawnee_v1, whole genome shotgun sequence includes the following:
- the LOC122300150 gene encoding F-box protein SKIP16-like isoform X2: MGLDSVGDLALNVILTKLGPKETATAACVNKKLRSLASEDSLWFKFCSQDLHLNHPLDPLGNSTPSFKVSYQLWREAFSMYPWLLVMRVNRCWGRLKNWFDINFPEAKATLRKGVSEADIQESERILKVKLPLPTRILYRFCDGQEFTKSLVSSHGSSLGLIGGYSFYQHFVNVYLLPLTEVISETKAIVRRPRFSSRSKYIVVAASSTNVEKFFFLNCTTGQLYVGTANLPTHGEMIPCVPNALISSVHNFNGDQQPDAMLLWLEEHVRRLENGIIKLREEGGFKSINLFPEEPPLCSTAITNGVKVRASAVFVPESADLQNDNEMYAFSYSIRMSLLPEGCFIQGICFNSCQLHRRHWIIRANDIVISDVNGEAVIGEFPLLLPGGKEFVYESCTPLPTSLGSIEGSYTFVPGRLKNPKGAPFEVEVARVPLQLPDYIF; this comes from the exons atggGTTTGGATTCGGTAGGGGATCTAGCCCTTAACGTTATTCTGACCAAGTTAGGCCCTAAAGAGACGGCCACAGCTGCGTGCGTCAACAAGAAGCTTAGGTCTTTGGCCTCCGAGGATTCCCTCTGGTTCAAGTTCTGCTCTCAAGATCTCCATCTCAATCATCCTCTTGACCCTCTCGGAAACTCTACCCCGTCTTTTAAG GTGTCTTATCAATTATGGCGGGAAGCTTTCAGCATGTATCCTTGGCTCCTGGTCATGAGAGTTAATAGATGTTGGGGCAGACTTAAGAACTGGTTCGACATTAATTTTCCAGAAGCAAAAGCTACACTTCGCAAGGGTGTATCAGAAGCTGATATTCAAGAGTCGGAGAGAATCCTGAAAGTGAAACTGCCTCTACCCACAAGGATCCTCTACCGTTTTTGTGATGGTCAAGAATTTACAAAATCTTTAGTAAGTTCACATGGAAGCTCATTGGGCCTCATAGGTGgctattctttttatcaacacTTTGTAAATGTGTATTTGTTACCTTTAACTGAGGTGATTTCAGAAACAAAGGCAATTGTACGTCGTCCTAGGTTCTCCAGCAGATCAAAGTATATTGTTGTGGCTGCTTCTTCCACAAATGTCGAAAAGTTCTTTTTCCTGAACTGTACCACTGGTCAACTCTATGTTGGTACTGCAAATCTTCCaactcatggagaaatgattcCTTGTGTACCAAATGCATTAATAAGTTCGGTGCACAATTTCAATGGTGATCAACAGCCGGACGCAATGCTGCTATGGTTAGAAGAACATGTACGTCGCTTAGAAAATGGAATAATTAAACTCCGTGAGGAAGGTGGTTTCAAAAGTATCAATCTGTTTCCAGAGGAACCTCCACTCTGTTCCACTGCTATAACCAATGGAGTTAAA gtacGTGCTTCTGCTGTGTTTGTTCCGGAGTCTGCTGATCTTCAAAACGATAATGAGATGTATGCATTTTCTTATTCAATCCGCATGTCCCTCCTGCCTGAAGGATGTTTTATTCAAGGAATATGCTTCAATTCATGTCAACTGCATCGAAGGCACTGGATCATCCGTGCTAATGACATTGTGATATCTGACGTGAATGGTGAAGCTGTAATAGGAGAG TTCCCACTATTGCTTCCAGGTGGGAAAGAATTTGTTTATGAGAGTTGCACGCCTCTACCAACTTCTTTGGGCTCCATAGAGGGCTCTTACACATTTGTCCCTGGCAG GTTAAAAAACCCAAAAGGTGCTCCATTTGAAGTTGAAGTAGCAAGGGTTCCCCTCCAGTTGCCAGACTACATTTTCTGA
- the LOC122300150 gene encoding F-box protein SKIP16-like isoform X1 produces the protein MGLDSVGDLALNVILTKLGPKETATAACVNKKLRSLASEDSLWFKFCSQDLHLNHPLDPLGNSTPSFKVSYQLWREAFSMYPWLLVMRVNRCWGRLKNWFDINFPEAKATLRKGVSEADIQESERILKVKLPLPTRILYRFCDGQEFTKSLVSSHGSSLGLIGGYSFYQHFVNVYLLPLTEVISETKAIVRRPRFSSRSKYIVVAASSTNVEKFFFLNCTTGQLYVGTANLPTHGEMIPCVPNALISSVHNFNGDQQPDAMLLWLEEHVRRLENGIIKLREEGGFKSINLFPEEPPLCSTAITNGVKVRASAVFVPESADLQNDNEMYAFSYSIRMSLLPEGCFIQGICFNSCQLHRRHWIIRANDIVISDVNGEAVIGEFPLLLPGGKEFVYESCTPLPTSLGSIEGSYTFVPGSCDNHDLTCRPRVRSCKPLKEIVVIRCMANEPLPALFSAP, from the exons atggGTTTGGATTCGGTAGGGGATCTAGCCCTTAACGTTATTCTGACCAAGTTAGGCCCTAAAGAGACGGCCACAGCTGCGTGCGTCAACAAGAAGCTTAGGTCTTTGGCCTCCGAGGATTCCCTCTGGTTCAAGTTCTGCTCTCAAGATCTCCATCTCAATCATCCTCTTGACCCTCTCGGAAACTCTACCCCGTCTTTTAAG GTGTCTTATCAATTATGGCGGGAAGCTTTCAGCATGTATCCTTGGCTCCTGGTCATGAGAGTTAATAGATGTTGGGGCAGACTTAAGAACTGGTTCGACATTAATTTTCCAGAAGCAAAAGCTACACTTCGCAAGGGTGTATCAGAAGCTGATATTCAAGAGTCGGAGAGAATCCTGAAAGTGAAACTGCCTCTACCCACAAGGATCCTCTACCGTTTTTGTGATGGTCAAGAATTTACAAAATCTTTAGTAAGTTCACATGGAAGCTCATTGGGCCTCATAGGTGgctattctttttatcaacacTTTGTAAATGTGTATTTGTTACCTTTAACTGAGGTGATTTCAGAAACAAAGGCAATTGTACGTCGTCCTAGGTTCTCCAGCAGATCAAAGTATATTGTTGTGGCTGCTTCTTCCACAAATGTCGAAAAGTTCTTTTTCCTGAACTGTACCACTGGTCAACTCTATGTTGGTACTGCAAATCTTCCaactcatggagaaatgattcCTTGTGTACCAAATGCATTAATAAGTTCGGTGCACAATTTCAATGGTGATCAACAGCCGGACGCAATGCTGCTATGGTTAGAAGAACATGTACGTCGCTTAGAAAATGGAATAATTAAACTCCGTGAGGAAGGTGGTTTCAAAAGTATCAATCTGTTTCCAGAGGAACCTCCACTCTGTTCCACTGCTATAACCAATGGAGTTAAA gtacGTGCTTCTGCTGTGTTTGTTCCGGAGTCTGCTGATCTTCAAAACGATAATGAGATGTATGCATTTTCTTATTCAATCCGCATGTCCCTCCTGCCTGAAGGATGTTTTATTCAAGGAATATGCTTCAATTCATGTCAACTGCATCGAAGGCACTGGATCATCCGTGCTAATGACATTGTGATATCTGACGTGAATGGTGAAGCTGTAATAGGAGAG TTCCCACTATTGCTTCCAGGTGGGAAAGAATTTGTTTATGAGAGTTGCACGCCTCTACCAACTTCTTTGGGCTCCATAGAGGGCTCTTACACATTTGTCCCTGGCAG TTGCGACAATCATGATCTCACCTGTAGGCCTCGAGTGAGATCCTGTAAACCTTTGAAAGAGATTGTTGTCATTAGGTGCATGGCTAATGAGCCACTCCCGGCGTTGTTCTCCGCCCCTTAA